The Apium graveolens cultivar Ventura chromosome 6, ASM990537v1, whole genome shotgun sequence genome contains a region encoding:
- the LOC141668173 gene encoding protein DETOXIFICATION 49-like produces the protein MILTSLLLYARSMISMLFLGRLGNLSLAGGALAIGFANITGYSILSGLAMGMEPICGQAFGARRYKLLGLTMQKTMILLFVTSIPLGFLWCNMKKILLFWGQDDEISTQAQLYILYSLPDLFTQSLLHPLRIYLRSQSITLPLTYCASLAILLHIPINFFLVSILNLGIKGVALAGVWTNFNILGSLIVYILASRIHEKTWGGISLECLKDWQALVNLAIPSCISICLEWWWYEIMILLCGLLTNPRATVASMGILIQTTSLIYIFPASLSFGVSTRVGNELGANQPEKAKLAAIVGISWSFILGFSALIFSISVRKSWACMFTSDAEIIGLTSMVLPIIGLCELGNCPQTTGCGVLRGTACPKLGARINLGCFYLVGMPTAVWLGFFKALDFMGLWLGLLAAQGSCVVTMLLILSRTDWDRQAQRSKELTGSVEDIKQEDKNDVETNILVGDN, from the coding sequence ATGATACTAACAAGCCTATTACTCTACGCTCGCTCCATGATCTCCATGCTTTTCTTAGGCCGTCTCGGCAACCTTTCACTAGCAGGTGGTGCCTTAGCCATTGGATTTGCTAACATCACTGGCTATTCAATTCTCTCCGGCTTAGCCATGGGAATGGAACCCATATGTGGCCAAGCTTTCGGTGCTCGAAGATATAAGCTTCTTGGCCTCACCATGCAGAAAACAATGATTTTACTTTTCGTCACCTCGATTCCTTTAGGCTTTTTATGGTGTAACATGAAGAAAATTTTGCTTTTCTGGGGTCAAGATGATGAAATATCAACTCAAGCTCAACTTTACATTCTTTACTCACTACCGGATTTGTTTACACAATCACTTCTGCATCCTTTACGTATCTATCTCCGATCACAATCCATAACGCTGCCATTAACTTATTGTGCATCCCTAGCTATTCTTCTCCATATTCCCATCAATTTCTTTCTTGTATCAATCCTAAACCTTGGCATAAAAGGTGTGGCCTTGGCCGGAGTTTGGACTAATTTCAATATCCTCGGATCCTTAATCGTTTACATACTAGCATCCCGTATACACGAAAAAACTTGGGGTGGAATTTCCTTGGAATGCCTAAAGGATTGGCAAGCTCTAGTAAACTTAGCAATTCCCAGTTGCATTTCAATATGTCTCGAATGGTGGTGGTACGAAATAATGATTTTACTCTGCGGTTTATTAACAAATCCACGAGCAACAGTCGCTTCGATGGGGATACTGATCCAAACAACATCACTAATCTACATTTTCCCAGCTTCATTAAGCTTCGGTGTGTCCACAAGAGTAGGAAACGAGCTCGGTGCCAACCAACCCGAAAAGGCAAAACTCGCAGCCATAGTAGGCATTTCTTGGAGCTTCATACTAGGATTTTCAGCACTCATTTTTTCCATTTCTGTAAGAAAGAGTTGGGCTTGCATGTTTACAAGCGACGCAGAGATTATTGGCTTGACATCAATGGTTTTGCCTATAATAGGATTGTGTGAGCTTGGGAACTGTCCGCAAACAACTGGATGTGGGGTTTTAAGAGGAACAGCATGTCCCAAGTTAGGTGCACGCATCAACTTGGGATGCTTTTATCTTGTGGGAATGCCTACTGCCGTTTGGCTAGGTTTCTTTAAAGCTTTAGACTTTATGGGGCTATGGCTAGGGCTTTTGGCTGCTCAAGGCTCGTGCGTTGTCACCATGTTGCTCATCTTGAGTCGAACCGATTGGGACCGTCAAGCCCAGAGATCCAAGGAGCTCACCGGAAGTGTTGAGGACATCAAACAAGAGGATAAAAATGATGTTGAAACAAATATTTTAGTGGGAGATAATTAA
- the LOC141667755 gene encoding lysophospholipid acyltransferase 1-like, whose amino-acid sequence MEFELASMASAIGVSVPVLRFLLCFIATIPVSYVRQLIPGGPPVKHLYAATSGILLSYLSFGFSSNIHFVVPMFIGYASMLFFRRQCGLITFVFALGYLIACHVYYMSGDAWKEGGIDATGALMVLTLKVISCAINFNDGLVKEENMREAQKKNRLLKLPSIVEYVGYCLCCGSHFAGPVFEIKDYLEWTERRGIWTPSGKEKSPSPYWPTLKALFQAVLCMGLYMYLVSKFPLSLFTDPVYQEWGFMKRVGFQYMSGLTARCKYYFIWSISEASIIISGLGFSGWTESSPPKPRWDRAKNVDILGVELAKSAVEVPLTWNIQVSTWLRHYVYERLLQKGKKPGLFHLLATQTVTAVWHGLYPGYFIFFIHSALLIAGSRVIYRWQQMVPPKMAILKKILLVMNFAYTLLILNCACVGFLVLTLSETLSAYKSVYFVATGIPILLVLLGKIIKPAKPSRTKGRKDE is encoded by the exons ATGGAATTTGAACTAGCCTCGATGGCTTCGGCGATCGGCGTATCGGTCCCAGTGCTCAGGTTCCTCCTCTGTTTTATAGCTACAATTCCGGTTAGTTATGTCCGTCAACTTATCCCTGGTGGCCCTCCGGTGAAACACCTCTATGCGGCCACTTCAGGCATACTTTTATCTTATTTATCATTTGGGTtttcttcaaatattcattttgTGGTGCCCATGTTCATTGGTTACGCTTCTATGCTTTTCTTTCGCCGCCAATGTGGACTCATCACTTTCGTCTTTGCTTTGGGCTACCTCATCGCGTG CCATGTATACTACATGAGTGGGGACGCGTGGAAGGAAGGGGGTATTGATGCCACCG GAGCCTTGATGGTGCTCACGTTGAAAGTAATTTCTTGTGCTATTAATTTCAATGATGGATTGGTAAAGGAAGAAAATATGCGTGAGGCACAAAAGAAAAACAGATTGCTTAAGTTACCCTCAATTGTTGAATATGTTGGGTACTGCCTCTGTTGTGGCAGTCACTTTGCCGGTCCAGTTTTTGAAATAAAGGATTATCTTGAATGGACTGAAAGAAGAGGG ATCTGGACACCTTCAGGCAAGGAAAAATCACCATCTCCATATTGGCCAACACTTAAAGCTCTTTTCCAAGCTGTTTTATGCATGGGATTGTACATGTACCTCGTTTCCAAATTCCCACTGTCTCTTTTTACCGACCCTGTATATCAAGAATGGGGTTTTATGAAACGAGTGGGTTTCCAGTACATGTCTGGCTTAACTGCACGTTGCAAATATTATTTCATATGGTCAATATCTGAAGCTTCAATTATAATTTCTGGTCTCGGTTTTAGTGGATGGACAGAATCTTCGCCACCAAAACCACGATGGGACCGGGCAAAAAATGTTGATATCTTGGGTGTTGAGTTGGCAAAGAGTGCAGTTGAGGTGCCACTTACATGGAACATACAAGTCAGCACCTGGCTGCGACACT ATGTCTATGAGAGACTCCTCCAAAAAGGAAAGAAACCAGGTTTATTCCACTTGCTGGCTACACAAACTGTCACTGCTGTTTGGCAT GGTTTGTATCCTGGGTACTTTATATTCTTCATTCATTCAGCTCTACTTATAGCTGGTTCAAGAG TCATTTACAGATGGCAGCAAATGGTTCCTCCGAAAATGGCTATACTTAAGAAGATTCTTTTGGTCATGAACTTTGCATACACACTTCTAATTCTGAACTGTGCCTGTGTAGGTTTCTTA GTGTTAACTCTAAGTGAAACACTAAGTGCATACAAAAGTGTGTACTTTGTCGCAACTGGTATTCCAATCCTGTTAGTTCTTCTTGGTAAGATCATTAAACCTGCAAAGCCATCAAGAACTAAAGGTCGAAAAGACGAATGA
- the LOC141667756 gene encoding uncharacterized protein LOC141667756, whose product MKKPEFDKPTSTKIKFDSDSDEDDEKSQSLSSSEDEDDIKRELADVTFEDLQKARCDGSHTVYQKPNSQKSTSRANKNRPMEVTSKKPVGRFREVIQVPKKVARDPRFETLCGELDVDGFKKRYNFLYERELPAEKEELKKLMKKTKDSNAIDELKNRMTWVDKQLKSASTKHTDKKILSEHKKKEREAAKHGKKPFYLKKSQIREQKLIEQFKELKQSGKADSFIEKRRKKNAAKDHRFMPYRRSNDKEQQT is encoded by the exons ATGAAGAAACCCGAATTCGACAAACCCACTTCAACTAAAATCAAGTTTGACTCCGACAGCGATGAAGATGATGAAAAAAGCCAATCTTTATCCTCTTCTGAAGAT GAAGATGATATAAAGCGGGAACTTGCTGATGTTACATTTGAGGATTTACAGAAAGCGCGGTGTGACGGGTCACATACAGTTTATCAGAAGCCTAATTCGCAGAAAAGTACTAGTCGGGCTAATAAGAATAG GCCGATGGAAGTTACTAGCAAAAAACCGGTTGGGAGGTTTAGAGAAGTTATTCAAGTTCCTAAGAAG GTGGCGCGTGATCCCCGCTTCGAGACATTATGCGGCGAGCTAGATGTGGATGG GTTCAAGAAAAGATATAATTTTCTTTACGAGCGTGAACTTCCAGCCGAAAAAGAG GAATTGAAGAAATTGATGAAGAAAacaaaagattcaaatgctatAGATGAACTAAAGAATCGGATGACTTGGGTT GATAAACAACTAAAGTCTGCCTCAACAAAGCATACTGATAAGAAGATTCTCTCTGAGCACAAGAAGAAAGAGAGAGAAGCAGCCAAACATGGAAAGAAGCCATTCTATTTGAAAAAAT CTCAAATTCGAGAGCAGAAGCTTATAGAACAATTCAAGGAGCTGAAG CAATCTGGCAAGGCTGATTCCTTTATTGAGAAAAGGAGGAAAAAGAATGCTGCCAAGGATCACAGATTTATGCCATATCGACGGTCCAATGACAAAGAACAACAAACCTAA
- the LOC141667754 gene encoding scarecrow-like protein 28, whose product MLAGCPSTLLSPRHRLRSEASAQFQACNFPSMSTQRLELPCSFTRKESSRSQSVRSVVNLSIEKPAEARTSSCSIKKSVSLPPLTTTGQLVFHDGRLEKKDEFRDKSKNRLKRFADENFFEEDDSCINVAKKKRGSRKYDDSLEGGENLGLDQLWFHPSFEVPTSVSRFTGLNSQAPFSLVCSEEEDTCFAPSKVTSPPLPLPNNPWAESIVTEFPKLGERNVEPSQGLAKQASESSTSSGSDNNLAHRLHDNASEQEIGNASRSHNLNESAGFVAGSSDNNGNHDGFELVSLLMACINAIDLKNIEGVNHYIAKLGELASPHGSSISRLTAYFTEALALRVARVWPHIFYINTLRELNSVEDESGTALRLLNQVSPIPQFIHFTANEILLRGFEGKDRVHIIDFDIKQGLQWPSFFQSLAFRSKPPSHVRITGIGESKQDLIETGERLAGFAEALNLQFEFHPVVDRLEDVRLWMLHVKEGECVAVNCIFQLHKMLYDGSGGLLMDFMGLLRSTNPTIVVMAEQEADHNHHSLETRLCNSLKYYGAIFDSLDLGLPQESLARIKIEEVFAREIKNIIACEGRDRLERHENFGKWGKLMESGGFRNMGITEREFLQSRMLLKMYPFDDYRVEKQVCDGFSALTLSWSDQSLYTVSAWAPLDIAGSSTSQLT is encoded by the coding sequence ATGTTGGCGGGGTGCCCTTCTACATTATTGTCCCCAAGGCATAGATTGAGGAGTGAAGCATCTGCACAATTTCAAGCTTGTAATTTCCCTTCAATGAGCACGCAGAGATTGGAGTTGCCATGTAGTTTTACGAGGAAGGAGTCCTCACGATCACAATCTGTAAGGTCTGTTGTTAACCTTTCAATTGAGAAGCCAGCCGAAGCCAGGACAAGTAGTTGTTCAATCAAGAAAAGCGTTAGTCTTCCACCCTTGACAACCACTGGTCAACTTGTATTTCATGATGGTAGATTAGAGAAGAAAGATGAGTTCCGGGATAAAAGCAAGAACAGATTGAAGAGGTTTGCAGATGAGAATTTCTTTGAAGAGGATGATTCCTGTATCAATGTAGCTAAGAAGAAAAGGGGTAGCAGGAAGTATGATGATTCTTTAGAAGGGGGCGAAAACTTAGGCTTAGATCAGTTATGGTTTCATCCGAGCTTCGAGGTCCCAACATCTGTGTCACGATTTACTGGCCTTAATTCACAAGCTCCTTTCTCTCTTGTATGTTCAGAGGAGGAGGATACATGTTTTGCTCCAAGCAAGGTTACCTCTCCTCCTTTGCCTTTACCGAACAATCCTTGGGCGGAATCTATTGTAACTGAGTTTCCTAAGCTAGGTGAGAGGAATGTTGAGCCAAGCCAAGGATTAGCGAAGCAGGCATCCGAATCAAGTACATCTTCAGGGAGTGACAACAACTTGGCTCATAGGTTGCATGACAATGCCTCAGAACAGGAGATAGGTAATGCATCTAGATCACATAACCTTAATGAAAGTGCTGGTTTTGTAGCAGGGAGTAGTGATAACAATGGAAACCATGACGGGTTTGAGCTTGTTAGCTTACTCATGGCTTGTATCAATGCAATAGACCTGAAGAACATTGAAGGAGTTAATCATTATATAGCTAAATTGGGGGAACTTGCTTCTCCACATGGATCTTCTATAAGTCGTCTGACAGCTTATTTTACCGAGGCCTTGGCTTTACGAGTTGCAAGGGTTTGGCCTCATATATTTTACATTAATACACTGCGCGAGCTTAATTCAGTCGAGGATGAAAGTGGCACTGCACTAAGGCTTTTGAACCAGGTTAGCCCAATTCCGCAGTTCATTCATTTCACAGCAAATGAGATTCTGCTGAGAGGGTTTGAAGGAAAGGACAGGGTTCACATTATAGATTTTGACATTAAGCAAGGGCTTCAGTGGCCTAGCTTCTTTCAGAGCTTGGCCTTTCGGAGTAAACCCCCAAGTCATGTCAGGATCACTGGCATTGGTGAATCCAAGCAGGATCTTATTGAAACAGGTGAGAGGCTAGCTGGATTTGCGGAAGCATTAAACCTACAGTTCGAGTTCCATCCAGTTGTTGATAGGTTAGAAGATGTCAGACTGTGGATGCTTCATGTCAAGGAAGGAGAATGTGTGGCTGTAAATTGTATTTTCCAACTGCACAAGATGCTTTATGATGGCAGCGGAGGTCTACTTATGGATTTCATGGGATTACTTCGCAGCACTAACCCCACAATTGTTGTCATGGCTGAGCAAGAAGCGGACCACAATCACCACAGCTTAGAAACAAGACTTTGCAACTCATTAAAGTATTACGGTGCCATTTTCGACTCTCTTGACCTTGGCCTTCCACAAGAAAGCCTAGCCAGGATCAAAATTGAGGAGGTGTTTGCACGCGAAATTAAGAACATTATTGCTTGTGAAGGTCGCGACAGATTGGAGAGGCATGAAAATTTTGGGAAGTGGGGGAAGTTGATGGAGTCGGGAGGGTTCCGTAACATGGGAATCACTGAGAGAGAATTTCTTCAGAGTCGAATGCTCTTGAAGATGTACCCTTTTGATGATTATAGAGTGGAAAAGCAAGTCTGTGATGGCTTTAGTGCACTTACTCTAAGCTGGTCAGATCAGTCTCTTTACACAGTTTCAGCATGGGCGCCTCTCGATATTGCAGGAAGCTCCACATCGCAGCTCACTTGA